In Notamacropus eugenii isolate mMacEug1 chromosome 1, mMacEug1.pri_v2, whole genome shotgun sequence, one genomic interval encodes:
- the GPR132 gene encoding probable G-protein coupled receptor 132 → MGALLLDVLMGRGAKVTGRELKFLLPSMASLNSSQHLCKMPYEDSKIFLTVMYSSVCILGLPMNFFTAWFSFLLVLQRNVLAIYLFCLAICELLYVATLPFWIVYIRNDHEWMMGFQTCKIIAFIFFCNIYVSILFLCCISCDRFIAVTYALESRGYRHLKIAVSISIAIFFIVGLVHYPVFETQEDKENKTCFETFPLDEKIASYYYSRFVVGFAIPLSIIIFTNYKIFRSIKTSTSLSARQKAKVKHLAISIVITFLFCFAPYHFVLLIRAAAFSYYKGENETACALETKMYTSSVVFLCLCTFNSIADPIIYMLATETCRNELSRFHKGWKQWSTKTDSINLKYSNYMEEITLKPELADTPNSIVKQQDICENLCF, encoded by the exons ATGGGAGCACTGCTCTTGGATGTTTTGATGGGAAGAGGAGCAAAGGTGACAG GAAGAGAACTGAAATTCCTTCTACCCTCCATGGCCTCATTGAACTCCTCCCAGCACTTATGCAAAATGCCTTATGAAGACAGCAAGATTTTCCTCACTGTGATGTACAGTAGTGTTTGCATACTGGGCCTTCCCATGAATTTTTTCACTGCCTGGTTCTCCTTTCTACTGGTGCTACAGAGGAATGTGTTGGCCATATACCTCTTCTGCTTGGCCATCTGTGAATTGCTCTACGTGGCAACTTTACCCTTCTGGATTGTTTACATCAGGAATGATCATGAATGGATGATGGGTTTTCAGACCTGTAAGATAattgcatttatatttttctgtaaCATCTATGTCAGCATTTTGTTTTTATGCTGCATTTCTTGCGATCGTTTCATTGCTGTGACATATGCCTTGGAATCCAGAGGGTACAGACATCTAAAAATAGCTGTGTCCATTTCCATAGCCATCTTTTTTATCGTGGGACTAGTTCACTATCCAGTTTTTGAAAcgcaagaagataaagaaaataaaacttgttTTGAGACCTTTCCATTAGATGAGAAGATAGCTAGTTATTACTACTCTCGCTTTGTAGTAGGGTTTGCCATCCCTCTCTCCATCATCATTTTCACAAACTACAAGATCTTCAGGAGCATTAAAACCAGCACAAGCTTGAGTGCACGCCAGAAGGCCAAGGTGAAGCACTTGGCTATTTCAATAGTTATCACTTTCCTGTTCTGTTTTGCTCCCTATCATTTTGTACTTCTCATTAGAGCCGCAGCTTTTTCCTACtacaaaggggaaaatgagacagcATGTGCTTTGGAAACCAAGATGTATACTTCGTCAGTGGTTTTCCTATGCCTCTGCACTTTCAACAGCATAGCAGACCCCATCATCTACATGCTAGCCACTGAGACCTGCAGAAATGAATTGTCTCGTTTTCACAAAGGGTGGAAACAATGGTCTACAAAGACTGACAGTATCAACCTAAAGTATTCAAATTATATGGAGGAGATAACACTAAAACCTGAGCTTGCTGATACCCCGAATTCTATAGTAAAGCAACAAGACATCTGCGAGAATTTATGTTTTTAA